A genome region from Nicotiana tabacum cultivar K326 chromosome 13, ASM71507v2, whole genome shotgun sequence includes the following:
- the LOC107785622 gene encoding laccase-7-like, translating into MAPHQVFLFACAIALVASLSMVSSEVIEHSFHVQNLTVNRLCRRQVITAVNGSLPGPTLRVREGDTLVVHVFNKSPYDLTIHWHGVFQLLSGWADGPEFATQCAIRPGKSYTYRFNLTGQEGTLWWHAHVSWLRATVHGALIIRPKYGRSFPFPKPYREVPILLGEWWNANVVDVENEGLATGAAPNNSDAYTINGQPGDLYPCSSNKTYKLIVKQGKTYLLRVINAALNNQLFFKIANHNMKVVAVDAAYTNPYITDVVVVAPGQTTDVLLTANQAPASYYMAANPYVSVAGVPFDNLTTTGIIVYEGANPSSTPKMPILPAFNDTPTAHKFFTNLTGLVSGPFWIPPPRQVDEQMFITIGLGLVACGKAGNATCAGPNGQRLAASMNNASFQFPTKMSMLEAFFNNVNGIYTTDFPDQPPLKFDYTNPNNSFNPAIIMTTKSTKVKKLKFNATVEIVMQNTALIGVENHPIHLHGFNFHVLAQGFGNYNPTIDRKKFNLFNPQERNTIAVPVGGWAVVRFRANNPGVWLMHCHLDVHLPWGLATAFVVENGPTLSTRLPPPPPDLPKCSSP; encoded by the exons ATGGCGCCTCATCAGGTTTTCTTGTTTGCATGCGCCATTGCTCTTGTGGCTTCTTTATCAATGGTTTCTTCTGAAGTTATCGAGCATTCTTTTCAT GTGCAAAACCTTACTGTAAACAGGTTATGCCGTAGACAAGTGATCACTGCAGTAAATGGAAGTCTTCCTGGCCCAACGCTGCGTGTTCGAGAGGGCGACACCCTTGTCGTTCATGTCTTCAATAAATCACCATACGATCTCACCATTCATTG GCATGGAGTTTTCCAGCTATTGAGTGGGTGGGCAGATGGACCCGAGTTTGCGACCCAGTGCGCGATCCGACCCGGGAAAAGCTACACGTACAGGTTTAACCTAACGGGACAGGAAGGAACTCTGTGGTGGCACGCACACGTGTCATGGCTACGAGCCACGGTTCATGGCGCCCTTATAATTCGCCCCAAATATGGTCGCTCTTTTCCTTTCCCTAAACCTTACAGAGAAGTCCCCATCCTCTTAG GAGAATGGTGGAATGCCAATGTTGTGGATGTGGAGAATGAAGGGCTAGCTACTGGAGCTGCACCTAATAACTCAGATGCTTACACCATTAATGGCCAGCCAGGCGATCTTTACCCTTGCTCTTCTAATA AAACATATAAGCTAATAGTGAAACAAGGAAAAACATATCTCCTTCGCGTCATCAATGCTGCACTCAATAACCAGCTCTTTTTCAAGATTGCCAATCATAACATGAAAGTTGTCGCGGTAGATGCTGCTTATACCAACCCATATATCACTGATGTAGTTGTTGTTGCACCTGGCCAAACGACTGATGTCCTCCTAACTGCCAATCAAGCACCTGCATCCTACTACATGGCTGCAAATCCCTATGTTAGCGTCGCCGGGGTACCATTCGACAACCTTACTACCACCGGAATCATTGTCTATGAAG GTGCAAACCCATCATCAACTCCAAAAATGCCAATCTTGCCAGCCTTCAACGACACACCAACAGCCCATAAATTCTTCACCAATCTGACTGGGCTCGTAAGTGGGCCATTTTGGATTCCTCCCCCTCGCCAAGTAGACGAGCAAATGTTTATCACTATTGGATTGGGCCTCGTTGCTTGTGGAAAAGCAGGAAATGCAACATGTGCAGGCCCAAATGGGCAACGATTAGCTGCAAGCATGAACAATGCATCTTTCCAATTCCCCACTAAAATGTCAATGTTAGAAGCATTTTTCAACAATGTGAATGGAATTTACACTACTGATTTTCCAGACCAACCACCATTGAAGTTTGATTATACAAATCCTAATAATAGCTTTAATCCTGCTATTATAATGACTACAAAGTCCACAAAGGTGAAGAAACTAAAGTTCAATGCCACAGTTGAGATTGTAATGCAAAATACTGCTTTGATTGGTGTAGAAAACCATCCAATTCACTTGCATGGATTCAATTTTCATGTCTTGGCTCAAGGCTTTGGCAACTACAACCCTACAATTGACCGAAAGAAATTTAACCTTTTTAATCCACAAGAGCGCAACACTATAGCTGTCCCCGTTGGAGGATGGGCTGTTGTAAGATTCCGAGCTAACAATCCAG GAGTATGGTTGATGCATTGTCATTTGGATGTTCATTTGCCTTGGGGTTTAGCAACAGCATTTGTTGTTGAGAATGGACCAACACTATCAACTAGGCTACCTCCACCTCCACCAGATCTACCAAAATGCTCGTCCCCATGA
- the LOC142168060 gene encoding uncharacterized protein LOC142168060 has product MAAEKIDHSHPLFVHPSDTPGSILIPVKLTGSENYGIWRRSMRIALQAKKKLGFVLGTCKKDSFKTELYEDWETCNAIENCYNNSRYRFSFTYFTKLKELWAEYDALVPSLGCGCAKSKENIEHFHTQRLLQFLSGLNDSYDQARRQILMKTVEPTLNQAYAMIVEDESQRFNSAGLEKSDPLEMQVSRGQPYKGKKPFMQYEYCNMKGHLKENCYKLVGYPTDFKGRKKYSANNVISNVDLDNKAFVKEGNNTGDGYFFTKDQYDQILTMLNKRADDSQGSKTGIITTLMADLKYSKWIVDSGASHHIIASVELLNTNMKLNPQNREQVNLPTVSKLTRDLSCFVNFFPNFCIFRDFYNGRVRGIGREKRGLYIVKNFLNKVAKESVMAAAVQNVSSITDCAICPLAKQSRLPFSSSTSKSSHVLKLLHIDVWGPYKIPTYHKKQYFLTIVDNMSRYTWVFLLQFKTDVIVILKKFLPMLKTQFSAIVKIIRSDNGTEFLNVKCNELLDSYGIIHQSSCAYTPQQNGVVERKHRHILDVARALKFQAGTPTRFWG; this is encoded by the exons ATGGCAGCAGAAAAAATCGATCACTCTCATCCTCTGTTCGTACATCCTTCAGACACACCAGGTTCTATTCTGATTCCTGTCAAACTCACTGGATCAGAGAATTATGGTATTTGGCGTAGATCGATGcgaatagctttacaagctaagAAAAAATTAGGGTTCGTATTAGGCACATGCAAAAAGGACTCGTTTAAGACTGAGCTCTATGAAGATTGGGAAACATGCAATGCTATT GAAAATTGCTACAATAACTCAAGGTACAGATTCAGTTTCACATACTTCACAAAGCTGAAGGAATTGTGGGCAGAGTACGATGCCTTGGTTCCTTCACTAGGATGTGGTTGTGCAAAATCAAAGGAAAACATAGAGCATTTTCATACGCAGAGGTTGCTTCAGTTTTTGAGTGGACTTAATGACTCCTATGATCAGGCAAGGAGACAAATACTCATGAAAACTGTTGAACCAACCCTAAATCAAGCCTATGCAATGATTGTTGAGGATGAAAGCCAAAGGTTTAATTCTGCTGGTCTTGAGAAGTCTGATCCTTTGGAAATGCAAGTAAGTCGAGGACAGCCCTATAAAGGAAAGAAACCTTTTATGCAGTATGAATACTGCAATATGAAAGGGCACCTGAAGGAGAATTGTTACAAATTGGTGGGATACCCTACAGATTTTAAAGGAAGAAAGAAGTACTCAGCCAACAATGTAATCAGTAATGTGGATTTAGACAACAAAGCATTCGTAAAGGAAGGTAACAAcactggagatggatatttcttcaCCAAAGATCAGTATGATCAGATACTCACCATGCTGAACAAAAGAGCTGATGATTCACAAGGAAGCAAGACAGGTATAATCACTACACTTATGGCAGATTTAAAATATAGTAAGTGGATAGTTGACTCAGGTGCCTCACATCATATTATTGCGAGTGTAGAACTGTTAAACACAAATATGAAGCTTAATCCACAAAATAGAGAACAAGTTAATTTACCTACTG TCTCAAAACTGACCAGGGATCTCTCTTGCTTTGTCAATTTCTTTCCTAACTTTTGCATCTTTCGGGACTTTTACAATGGCAGGGTGAGGGGGATTGGTAGAGAGAAAAGAGGGTTGTACATAGTAAAGAATTTTCTCAATAAAGTGGCAAAAGAATCAGTCATGGCTGCAGCTGTGCAAA ATGTTAGCTCAATCACTGATTGTGCAATATGCCCACTAGCTAAGCAGAGTAGGTTGCCATTTTCTAGCAGTACTTCTAAGAGTTCACATGTTCTAAAACTGTTACATATAGATGTTTGGGGACCTTATAAGATCCCTACTTATCATAAGAAGCAGTATTTCTTAACCATTGTTGATAATATGTCAAGATATACTTGGGTATTCTTGCTACAATTTAAGACTGATGTGATTGTTATTCTAAAGAAATTTCTTCCTATGCTTAAAACACAGTTCTCTGCCATTGTAAAGATAATTAGAAGTGATAATGGTACTGAGTTCCTCAATGTCAAGTGCAATGAACTGTTAGATTCTTATGGAATCATACATCAAAGCAGTTGTGCttatacaccacaacaaaatggagttgttgAACGTAAACATAGACACATACTTGATGTTGCAAGAGCACTTAAGTTTCAAGCAGGAACTCCCACCAGATTCTGGGGATAA